Proteins encoded by one window of Channa argus isolate prfri chromosome 13, Channa argus male v1.0, whole genome shotgun sequence:
- the usp11 gene encoding ubiquitin carboxyl-terminal hydrolase 11, protein MTANSRCSAAEPPGLETQRREIESLLRECELRAGDSWYVIDHRWFQQWKEFVEIGDQNSSSFPGHIDNAELFEDLDSYHLKERLVEDEDFVLVPAEAWHKLLAWYGMVECQPPLERKVVDLPSTLKVEVYPIEIFLCLHSNMDNIITAKFSRVDNIQSIQTAMCQAFSVPPGSECRLWMKSSDSSCERLRNVHISVLDACLSTGMTVIMETRNADGTWPSSRPQIMRNSVEEQDSYRGQPGVCGLTNLGNTCFMNSALQCLSNTPPLTEYFLLSSYLEELNFTNPLGMKGEIAEAYADVIKQMWSGRHYSVVPRVFKTKVGHFASQFLGYQQHDSQELLSFLLDGLHEDLNRVKNKEYIELRDAEGRPDQEVAEEAWRNHRRRNDSVIVDTFHGLFKSTLVCPVCHKVSVTFDPFCYLSVPLPVSKERVMEVFFVSLDPYAKPVQHRVVVPKAGKVSDLCCALSEMTDVPPTQMVVADVFNHRFYKIYSADESLSCILDRDDIFVYELSAQEEQQEEQVLLALYLRERSHYRDYGSGSSSYGASLFGHPLLLSVPRSSCSQEALSSLFLQRLARYVRTPDPSEELEEEEEEEDEDKEELYKTQTNGISDDEDQQDAETAGPSQTEPCCSDGPPNSQSDATTTTQPHTDLNHMHPSLDQSDKQTSNGSQNQTEPDCSTSTICTDSVDPPSLNRSSDTSSQPPAEEMQQSCETTEEDNEENKQEEACSPSLTANEHPAKRRACRKRKKSLFTIQAVNSNGTTERGVGEEGSAVSFSSQPYVAIDWDPEMKKRFYNENEAEKYMKHSSMDVPQQQVTVQLQECIELFTTVETLEEENPWYCPVCKKHQLATKKLDLWSLPEVLIIHLKRFSYTKFTREKLDSVVEFPLRDLDFSSYLLRKNLSVGEPPSRYDLIAVSNHYGGLRDGHYTSYAINKDNAQWYYFDDSKVTYTSEDQIVTNAAYVLFYHRQDKIRKPTLPAPIKRNASSTQSANDTTSCKDDDAELGTATSVTMETD, encoded by the exons ATGACGGCCAACAGCCGCTGTTCCGCCGCGGAGCCTCCGGGCCTGGAGACCCAGCGGCGGGAGATCGAGTCTCTACTGCGGGAGTGTGAGCTCCGAGCTGGGGACAGTTG gTACGTGATAGATCATCGCTGGTTTCAACAGTGGAAGGAGTTTGTGGAGATAGGAGACCAGAACTCCTCGTCTTTTCCCGGTCACATCGACAACGCCGAGCTATTTGAGG ATCTGGACTCTTATCACCTGAAGGAGCGTCTGGTGGAAGATGAAgactttgtgttggtcccagctGAGGCCTGGCACAAGCTGCTGGCCTGGTATGGCATGGTGGAGTGTCAGCCGCCGCTAGAACGCAAG GTGGTGGATCTGCCCAGTACTCTGAAGGTGGAGGTTTACCCCATCGAGATCTTCCTCTGTCTCCATAGCAATATGGACAACATCATCACCGCAAAGTTCAGCCGCGTTGACAACATAC aaTCAATCCAGACGGCGATGTGTCAGGCCTTTTCAGTTCCTCCAGGCTCAGAGTGTCGTCTGTGGATGAAGAGTTCGGACAGCAGCTGCGAGCGTCTCAGGAACGTCCACATATCCGTGTTGGATGCGTGTTTGAGCACAGGGATG acgGTGATTATGGAGACAAGGAATGCTGACGGTACCTGGCCGAGCTCAAGACCTCAGATCAT gAGGAACTCTGTGGAGGAGCAGGACTCGTACAGAGGACAGCCGGGAGTGTGCGGCCTCACCAACCTGGGCAACACTTGCTTCATGAACTCCGCTCTTCAG TGTTTGAGTAACACTCCTCCACTGACGGAGTACTTTCTGCTGAGCTCCTACTTGGAGGAGCTGAACTTCACCAACCCTCTGGGGATGAAAGGAGAGATTGCTGAAGCCTACGCTGATGTCATCAAACAGATGTGGTCTGGGAGACATTACTCTGTGGTGCCACGTGTCTTCAAG acGAAGGTGGGTCACTTTGCATCTCAGTTCCTGGGTTACCAGCAGCATGACAGTCAGGAGCTGCTGTCCTTCCTGCTTGATGGGCTGCACGAAGACCTGAACAGAGTCAAAAACAAAGAGTACATAGAGCTACGAGATGCTGAGGGACGACCAGACCAG gaAGTGGCGGAGGAGGCGTGGCGGAACCACCGGCGGCGGAACGACTCTGTGATCGTCGACACGTTTCACGGCCTCTTCAAGTCCACGCTTGTCTGTCCCGTGTGCCACAAGGTCTCCGTGACTTTCGACCCCTTCTGCTACCTGAGCGTTCCACTTCCTGTGAGCAAAGAGCGAGTCATGGAGGTGTTTTTTGTCTCCCTGGATCCTTACGCCAAACCTGTACAG CATCGTGTTGTGGTTCCTAAAGCTGGAAAAGTGTCTGacctctgctgtgctctgtcaGAGATGACCGACGTACCTCCCACAcag atggTGGTCGCTGATGTGTTCAATCACCGTTTCTATAAGATCTACAGTGCCGATGAATCTCTGAGCTGCATTCTGGACCGAGACGACATCTTTGT atatGAGCTGAGTGcgcaggaggagcagcaggaggagcaggtgCTGCTGGCGCTCTACCTGAGAGAGCGCTCTCACTACAGAGACTACGGTTCGGGCAGCAGCTCGTACGGCGCGTCGCTGTTCGGACACCCGCTGCTGCTCAGCGTGCCGcgcagcagctgcagccaggAGGCGCTTTCCAGCCTGTTCCTGCAGAGACTGGC acgcTATGTGCGTACTCCTGACCCCTCTGAGGAattggaggaagaggaggaggaggaagatgaggacaAAGAAGAGTTGTACAAAACCCAGACCAATGGCATCAGTGATg ATGAGGACCAGCAGGATGCAGAGACAGCCGGGCCCTCTCAGACTGAACCCTGCTGCAGCGACGGACCACccaacagccaatcagatgcCACCACTACCACCCAGCCTCACACCGACCTCAACCACATGCACCCATCACTGGATCAGAGCGACAAGCAGACCAGTAATGGGTCCCAGAACCAGACTGAGCCTGACTGCAGCACCAGCACTATCTGCACGGACAGTGTGGATCCCCCATCCTTGAACAGATCTAGTGACACCAGCTCACAACCGCCAGCAGAGGAAATGCAGCAGTCGTGTGAGACCACAGAAGAAGACAACgaagaaaacaagcaggaggAGGCGTGTTCTCCAAGCCTAACAGCCAATGAGCATCCAGCCAAAAGGAGGGCGTGTCgcaagaggaagaagagtcTGTTCACCATCCAGGCGGTCAACTCCAACGGGACGACCGAGAGAGGGGTGGGAGAGGAGGGAAGCGCAGTGTCCTTTAGCT ctcAGCCTTACGTGGCCATTGACTGGGACCCTGAAATGAAGAAGAGATTCTACAATGAAAACGAGGCCGAG AAGTAcatgaaacacagcagcatggacGTTCCTCAGCAGCAGGTGACGGTTCAGCTGCAGGAATGTATTGAGCTCTTTACCACTGTGGAAACGCTGGAGGAGGAGAACCCatg GTACTGCCCAGTTTGCAAAAAGCACCAGCTGGCCACCAAGAAGTTGGATCTCTGGTCTTTGCCGGAAGTTCTCATCATCCACCTCAAGAGGTTCTCCTACACAAAGTTCACGAGAGAGAAGCTTGACAGCGTTGTGGAGTTTCCCCTCAG AGACCTCGACTTCTCCAGCTACCTCCTGAGGAAAAATCTGTCTGTTGGGGAGCCTCCGAGCCGCTATGACCTCATCGCTGTATCCAATCACTACGGAGGCCTTAGGGACGGGCACT ACACCAGCTATGCGATAAACAAGGACAATGCTCAGTGGTATTACTTTGACGATAGCAAGGTGACCTACACCAGCGAGGACCAGATCGTG ACCAACGCTGCCTACGTCCTGTTCTACCACCGACAAGACAAGATCAGAAAACCCACTCTGCCTGCCCCCATCAAAAGAAACGCTTCTTCCACACAGTCTGCCAACGACACAACTTCCTGCAAAGATGACGATGCAGAGCTGGGCACGGCCACCTCTGTCACCATGGAAACGGACTAA
- the LOC137140309 gene encoding uncharacterized protein, producing the protein MQALALPVQKFFSTFKDNANTLFFCVVVLYYHTFENKFPCSCEPQNDFCAAYMLMPFFILTALMLSTDSQFLRAFRFTISQTSFRFACVLLLRILKALCMGLLWVASVLIDAEWYVCCQNPNTNEVAVFQCKNGKDLHQGTPIASIAEMKKNSRLYGMSLLLGLTVGVCLLSIWKCYGDGCCLECCHSKVQVHEMILEVGEDIVPISTKAKLKTMLEEKVNEYITERKWDMCSNAIEDVINKIEKSEGECVTLSVKASTILLTDRRGDSDQENVHIQEEQV; encoded by the exons ATGCAGGCGCTCGCTCTACCAGTCCAGAAGTTCTTCAGCACGTTTAAGGACAATGCCAACACCTTATTCTTTTGCGTTGTGGTTCTTTATTATCATACATTTGAGAACAAATTTCCATGCTCCTGTGAGCCACAAAATGACTTCTGCGCCGCGTACATGTTAATGCCATTTTTCATCCTGACCGCACTGATGCTGTCGACAGACTCGCAGTTTCTGAGAGCGTTCAGATTCACCATAAGTCAGACCTCGTTTcgttttgcttgtgttttgctCCTTCGCATTTTAAAGGCTCTTTGCATGGGCCTGCTGTGGGTTGCGTCAGTGTTAATCGATGCAGAGTGGTACGTTTGCTGTCAAAATCCAAACACCAACGAAGTGGCAGTTTTCCAGTGCAAAAATGGGAAGGACCTACATCAAGGGACCCCCATCGCAAGCATcgctgaaatgaaaaagaactcaagg CTTTACGGTATGTCTCTGCTCCTCGGCCTCACGGTGGGCGTCTGTTTGTTGTCCATCTGGAAATGTTACGGTGATGGCTGCTGTCTGGAATGTTGCCATTCAAAAGTTCAAGTGCACGAGATGATCCTGGAAGTGGGAGAAGACATCGTGCCGATTAGCActaaagcaaaattaaaaacaatgttggaagaaaaagtaaatgagTACATCACTGAAAGGAAGTGGGACATGTGCTCGAATGCCATTGAAGACGTCATTAACAAAATAGAGAAAAGCGAG GGTGAATGTGTCACATTGTCCGTCAAAGCCTCCACTATACTCTTAACT GACCGACGTGGGGACAGTGATCAGGAGAATGTCCACATACAAGAAGAACAAGTCTGA